The Solea solea chromosome 19, fSolSol10.1, whole genome shotgun sequence genome has a window encoding:
- the LOC131446153 gene encoding tripartite motif-containing protein 16-like, producing the protein MAGVQLHRETFSCSICLDLLKVPVTLTCGHSFCMDCIKDHWDSEEQKRIYSCPQCRELFMPRSELKKNTMLADLVEELKKTGLHAAPADHCYAGADDVACDVCTGRKLKALKSCLVCLASYCEEHLQPHHQSPAFKKHKLVEPSKNLQENMCPRHDEVMKMFCRTDQQCICYLCSVDQHKDHNTVTAAAVRTEKQRELDLSREEVQQRLQDRDRDVKVLQQERKTLSLSADKAVKDTNESFTEMTRLLQKRSSDVKQQIRSKLETEVRRVTDAEEKLQQEITELKKREAELKQLSLTHDHNQFLLNYCSLSGLSPSTHSSTINVRPLRHFEDVTAAVAKFRGQLQDVLTETWANISLAVTQVDVLLTEPEPKTRAEFFRYSQEIKLDPNTVNTRLLLSEGNRKVTVTCEDQSYPCHTDRFTDYHQVLSKDSLTARCYWEVEWTGGGCVAVTYKNISRSGSDECAFGYNDKSWALDCYQNSCQFVHNSIWTDVSDGLSSRVGVYLDHRAGLLSFYRVSDTMTLLHRVQTTFTQPLYAGVYLYPSPGDTAEFCKLE; encoded by the coding sequence ATGGCAGGAGTTCAGCTGCACAGAGAAACCTTCTCTTGTTCCATCTGTTTGGATCTTCTGAAGGTTCCGGTGACTCTTACCTGTGGACACAGCTTCTGTATGGACTGTATTAAAGACCACTGGGACTCAGAGGAGCAGAAGAGGATctacagctgccctcagtgtaGAGAGCTCTTCATGCCAAGGTCtgaactgaagaaaaacaccatgttagcagatttagtggaggagctgaagaagactggtctccacgctgctcctgctgatcactgctatgctggagctgacgatgtggcctgtgatgtctgcactggcaggaaactgaaagctctcaagtcctgtttggtttgtttggcctcttactgtgaggaacatctccagcctcatcatcaatcacctgcatttaagaaacacaagctgGTGGAGCCGTCCAAGAACCTCCAGGAGAACATGTGCCCTCGTCACGACgaggtgatgaagatgttctgccgcactgatcagcagtgtatctgttatctctgctctgtggaccaACATAAAGACCACAACACggtcacagctgcagcagtgaggacggagaagcagagagagctggatcTGAGTCGAGAAGaagtccagcagagactccaggacagagacagagacgtgaaGGTGCTTCAACAGGAGAGGAAGACTCTCAGTCTATCTGCTGATAAAGCCGTGAAGGACACAAACGAGAGCTTCACCGAGATGACGCGTCTCCTGCAGAAGAGAAGCTCTGACGTCaagcagcagatcagatccaAGCTGGAAACTGAGGTGAGACGAGTCACAGATGCTgaggagaagcttcagcaggagatcactgagctgaagaagagagaagctgaactgaagcagctctcactcacacacgaccACAACCAGTTTCTCCTCAACTACTGCTCACTGTCAGGACTCAGTCCATCCACACACTCGTCCACCATCAACGTCCGTCCTCTGAGACACTTTGAGGACGTGACAGCGGCTGTGGCAAAGTTCAGAGGTCAACTGCAGGACGTCCTGACCGAGACGTGGGCAAACATTTCACTGGCTGTGACTCAAGTCGATGTTTtactgacagaaccagaaccaaagaccagagctgaattCTTTAGATATTCACAGGAAATCAaactggatccaaacacagtaaacacacgtctgttattatctgagggaaacagaaaagtgacagtAACTTGTGAAGATCAGTCTTATCCttgtcacacagacagattcactGATTATCATCAGGTCCTGAGTAAAGACAGTCTGACTGCAcgttgttactgggaggtggagTGGACGGGAGGAGGTTGTGTAGCAGTGACGTACAAGAACATCAGCAGATCAGGTTCAGATGAATGTGCATTTGGATACAATGATAAATCTTGGGCTTTAGATTGTTACCAAAACAGTTGTCAGTTTGTTCACAACAGTATCTGGACTGACGTCTCGGATGGTTTGTCCTCCAGAGTGGGAGTTTACCTGGACCACAGAGCAGgtcttctgtccttctacagagtctctgacaccatgactctgctccacagagtccagaccacgtTCACTCAGCCTCTCTATGCTGGAGTTTATCTTTATCCTTCACCTGGAGACACAGCTGAGTTCTGTAAACTTGAATAA